The Aureispira anguillae genome contains a region encoding:
- a CDS encoding beta propeller repeat protein, which produces MKHPQMLIIGLCLLFHNGFGQFQISPDSSFYQFLDSFYVHYQADSAEGGIYNQVRRDKMTWGPRLAPTGNMSRANKAMLDYTRLYSGIYNNSNNLPPVGTTPIVIPPVHPLASDWDELGPNQTIHLGGDGRGMGQIHRLAFHPNYDSVNNQTIYAGSHYGGLYRTDDGGLNWYNYHTDRGLPMTSIGGIAVSSSRVFVCTGNGDHGYSSFGLQANYDPLRGVLNNADPIHTQGVYFNHTANDHWVSMNGSAVVMIDGTVKSDLLEVFESGGHHAEYYCASDQ; this is translated from the coding sequence ATGAAACACCCACAAATGTTAATAATAGGGCTCTGCCTATTATTCCACAACGGTTTTGGACAATTCCAAATCTCCCCCGATTCTTCATTTTATCAATTCTTAGACTCTTTTTATGTGCATTACCAAGCCGATAGCGCAGAAGGTGGCATTTACAACCAAGTACGGCGAGACAAGATGACTTGGGGACCTCGCCTAGCGCCCACTGGCAATATGAGTAGGGCGAATAAGGCAATGCTAGATTATACCAGACTTTACAGCGGTATTTACAACAACAGCAACAATTTGCCACCAGTAGGAACAACTCCTATTGTCATTCCTCCTGTTCATCCATTGGCATCGGATTGGGATGAATTGGGACCGAATCAAACCATTCATTTAGGAGGTGATGGACGGGGAATGGGACAAATTCATCGACTGGCCTTTCACCCGAATTACGATTCTGTCAACAACCAAACGATTTATGCAGGTTCCCATTATGGCGGTTTGTATCGGACGGATGATGGCGGTTTAAATTGGTACAATTATCATACAGATAGAGGGCTGCCCATGACTTCTATTGGTGGCATAGCGGTATCGAGCAGTCGAGTATTTGTCTGTACAGGAAACGGCGATCATGGTTATTCGTCTTTTGGTTTGCAAGCCAATTATGATCCACTTAGAGGCGTGCTTAACAATGCAGATCCCATTCATACCCAAGGCGTATATTTTAATCATACCGCTAATGACCATTGGGTATCGATGAATGGCAGTGCAGTGGTGATGATTGATGGAACGGTAAAGTCGGATTTATTGGAAGTTTTTGAATCAGGGGGGCACCATGCGGAATATTATTGTGCATCCGACCAATGA
- a CDS encoding T9SS type A sorting domain-containing protein, whose amino-acid sequence MKLIYILLGCCFCYNSIGQITTFNKRVQLGCGNTILTGLEVTDSCIYISGVARDSLYCQVGALFSKFDTLGNPLCSYVYYDSLGLYGTWEPSLQSYVDDNFVVSGYYIDDSSSMKGGVLKYNTDGVLIEKYLYPNLYFGEKYIRTDDMKITLDSGFIVVSGVSHPQGVSDISVLKLDKNGNKEWHISSIQPNYVEHTPCVYVDNENSYIIGYQQDNLSGVNINYTVRSKLEKIDSLGNSVWVYQSPNTQQIHGVNDLIKSKDGGWVIASAWGYERLGATGTWSTFLHDSYVYKLDSARNFLWGKRFRSPIDDAASFDKIIELEDSSLVAFGTISRVYPQPNPTHYIIHGRVVKLSPDGDSIWNREYEYLNTANSEHTIYDAERTPDGGFLICGEANIIGTGVHQQGWLLKLDEEGCLVPGCHLVSGVLPTQKPAALNLLLYPNPTTDYLNVHYYNPSLQEDLSFRVLDVQGRLLKEYKTYDQSDKTYILPIYDLEAGVYILELRQEGALIGSEEFLKG is encoded by the coding sequence ATGAAATTAATTTATATATTATTGGGTTGTTGTTTTTGCTATAATAGTATTGGGCAGATTACAACTTTTAATAAACGAGTTCAATTGGGCTGTGGAAATACCATATTAACAGGTCTAGAAGTAACGGATTCATGTATATATATATCAGGGGTGGCTAGAGATAGCTTATATTGCCAAGTAGGGGCTCTTTTTTCTAAATTTGATACCTTAGGGAATCCCTTATGTAGTTATGTGTATTATGATTCTTTAGGGCTGTATGGAACGTGGGAACCCTCTTTACAGAGTTATGTAGATGATAACTTCGTTGTATCAGGGTATTATATAGATGATAGTAGTTCAATGAAAGGAGGAGTATTAAAGTACAATACCGATGGAGTATTAATTGAAAAATATTTATACCCCAATCTTTACTTTGGCGAAAAGTATATACGTACAGATGATATGAAAATAACATTGGATAGTGGTTTTATAGTAGTAAGTGGCGTCAGTCATCCACAGGGAGTAAGTGATATATCTGTGTTAAAGTTGGATAAAAATGGAAATAAAGAATGGCATATTTCGTCTATCCAACCCAACTATGTAGAACATACCCCCTGTGTCTATGTAGATAATGAGAATAGTTATATAATCGGCTATCAGCAAGATAATTTAAGTGGTGTAAATATCAACTATACGGTACGAAGCAAGCTAGAAAAAATAGACAGCCTAGGGAATAGTGTATGGGTATATCAAAGCCCCAATACACAACAGATTCATGGAGTTAATGATTTAATAAAAAGTAAAGATGGAGGTTGGGTTATTGCTTCTGCATGGGGGTATGAAAGGTTAGGAGCTACAGGGACATGGAGTACTTTTTTACACGATAGTTATGTGTATAAATTGGATAGTGCAAGAAATTTTTTGTGGGGTAAACGGTTTCGCTCACCAATAGATGATGCTGCAAGTTTTGATAAAATAATAGAATTAGAAGATTCTAGTTTAGTAGCCTTTGGAACAATCTCTAGAGTATATCCCCAACCCAACCCTACTCATTATATCATTCATGGTAGAGTTGTAAAGTTATCTCCAGATGGAGATAGTATTTGGAATCGAGAATATGAGTACCTCAATACAGCCAATTCCGAACACACCATTTACGATGCAGAGCGAACGCCAGATGGTGGTTTTTTGATTTGTGGAGAAGCGAATATTATAGGGACAGGCGTTCATCAACAAGGCTGGTTACTAAAACTAGACGAAGAGGGCTGTCTGGTACCAGGCTGTCATTTGGTATCGGGAGTATTGCCTACTCAAAAACCTGCTGCTCTAAATCTACTGCTCTATCCCAATCCCACAACCGACTATTTAAATGTCCATTATTACAATCCTAGCCTCCAAGAAGATTTAAGCTTTCGAGTGCTGGATGTACAAGGTCGCCTCTTAAAGGAGTATAAGACCTACGACCAATCGGACAAAACGTATATCCTCCCCATATATGATTTGGAGGCTGGGGTTTATATCTTGGAGCTAAGGCAGGAGGGGGCTTTGATTGGGAGTGAGGAGTTTTTGAAGGGGTAA
- a CDS encoding T9SS type A sorting domain-containing protein: MKGTLIVIICLLVNNVFSQTITFNKRLQLGCNNTILTSLEVTDSCYYVTGIAKDSMVCELGVLICKFDTLGEIIYAKIIYDSLGRYGTWQPSLETSLDGNLVVSAHYLDTSGLRGGVLKYNVNGDLIWQGLHANPHVAGDYIRTDDMGLTRDSGFVVVSGVWHPQGISDISMLKMDKNGNKEWDIAPVQPNYVEHSPCVYVDSDNSYIIGYQQDNLSGVNINYTVRSKLEKIDSLGNSVWVYQSPNTQQIHGVNDLIKSKDGGWVIASAWGYERLGATGTWSTFLHDSYVYKLDSARNFLWGKRFRSPIDDAASFDKIIELEDSSLVAFGTISRVYPQPNPTHYIIHGRVVKLSPDGDSIWNREYEYLNTANSEHTIYDAERTPDGGFLICGEANIIGTGVHQQGWLLKLDEEGCLVPGCHLVSGVLPTQRPAALNLLLYPNPTTDYLNVHYYNPSPQEDLSFRVLDVQGRLLKEYKTYDQSDKTYILPVYDLEAGVYILELRQEGALIGSEEFLKG, from the coding sequence ATGAAGGGGACTTTAATAGTAATAATATGTTTGTTGGTAAATAATGTTTTTAGTCAAACCATTACCTTTAATAAACGGCTACAATTGGGCTGTAATAATACCATATTAACAAGTTTAGAAGTTACGGACTCTTGTTATTATGTGACGGGGATAGCTAAGGATAGTATGGTATGTGAGTTAGGAGTTTTAATTTGTAAATTCGATACATTGGGTGAAATTATTTATGCTAAAATTATCTATGACTCATTAGGTAGGTATGGGACATGGCAACCATCTTTAGAAACGAGCTTGGATGGAAATTTAGTGGTTTCTGCCCATTATTTAGATACTAGTGGATTGAGAGGAGGAGTGTTAAAGTATAATGTAAATGGAGATTTAATTTGGCAAGGATTACATGCTAATCCTCATGTGGCAGGTGATTATATACGTACAGATGATATGGGGCTAACAAGAGACAGTGGTTTTGTAGTTGTAAGTGGAGTATGGCACCCTCAAGGAATTAGTGATATATCTATGTTAAAAATGGATAAGAATGGAAATAAAGAATGGGATATAGCGCCAGTCCAACCCAACTATGTAGAACATAGCCCCTGTGTCTATGTAGATAGTGACAATAGTTATATAATCGGCTATCAGCAAGATAATTTAAGTGGTGTAAATATCAACTATACGGTACGGAGCAAGCTAGAAAAAATAGACAGCCTAGGGAATAGTGTATGGGTATATCAAAGCCCCAATACACAACAGATTCATGGAGTTAATGATTTAATAAAAAGTAAAGATGGAGGTTGGGTTATTGCTTCTGCATGGGGGTATGAAAGGTTAGGAGCTACAGGGACATGGAGCACTTTTTTACACGATAGTTATGTGTATAAATTGGATAGTGCAAGAAATTTTTTGTGGGGTAAACGGTTTCGCTCACCAATAGATGATGCTGCAAGTTTTGATAAAATAATAGAATTAGAAGATTCTAGTTTAGTAGCCTTTGGAACAATCTCTAGAGTATATCCCCAACCCAACCCTACTCATTATATCATTCATGGTAGAGTTGTAAAATTATCTCCAGATGGAGATAGTATTTGGAATCGAGAATATGAGTACCTCAATACAGCCAATTCCGAACACACCATTTACGATGCAGAGCGAACGCCAGATGGTGGTTTTTTGATTTGTGGAGAAGCGAATATTATAGGGACAGGCGTTCATCAACAAGGCTGGTTACTAAAACTAGACGAAGAGGGCTGTTTGGTACCAGGCTGTCATTTGGTATCGGGAGTATTGCCTACTCAAAGACCTGCTGCTCTAAATCTACTGCTCTATCCCAATCCCACAACCGACTATTTAAATGTCCATTATTACAATCCTAGCCCCCAAGAAGATTTAAGCTTTCGAGTGCTGGATGTACAAGGTCGCCTCTTAAAGGAGTATAAGACCTACGACCAATCGGACAAAACGTATATCCTCCCCGTATATGATTTGGAGGCTGGGGTTTATATCTTAGAGCTAAGGCAGGAGGGGGCGTTGATTGGGAGTGAGGAGTTTTTGAAGGGGTAA
- a CDS encoding T9SS type A sorting domain-containing protein — translation MKLIYILLGCFFCYNSIGQITTFNKRMQLGDGNTILTSLEATDSCYYVIGFVRDTINSGKTTLFLKTDTLGQIIFSKILLDSFYTNETWAPSLQTNYDGALILSAYRYDNQLKMMGGVLKYSTQGNLVWSSFYANPHSWNYSIRPDDVRATLDSNYIIVSSIHSSQGASDIGILKIDSDGNEELNITRGTIDYVEHTPCVYVDSDNSYIIGYQQDNLSGVNINYTVRSKLEKIDSLGNSVWVYQSPNTQQIHGVNDLIKSKDGGWVIASAWGGEVLNTNGISSRFIHDGYVYKLDSARNFLWGKRLRSPIHDRAAFDKIIELEDSSLVAFGTISRVYPQPNPTHYIIHGRVVKLSPDGDSIWSREYEYLNTANSEHTIYDAERTPDGGFLICGEANIIGTGVHQQGWLLKLDEEGCLVPGCHLVSGVLPTQRPAALNLLLYPNPTTDYLNVHYYNPSPQEDLSFRVLDVQGRLLKEYKTYDQSDKTYILPVYDLEAGVYILELRQEGVLIGSEEFLKR, via the coding sequence ATGAAATTAATTTATATATTATTGGGTTGTTTTTTTTGCTATAATAGTATTGGGCAGATTACAACTTTTAATAAACGGATGCAGTTAGGGGATGGGAATACGATTTTAACAAGTTTAGAAGCGACAGATTCTTGTTATTATGTGATTGGTTTTGTTCGAGATACGATTAATAGTGGAAAGACAACCTTATTTTTAAAAACAGATACCTTGGGTCAGATCATTTTTAGTAAAATCTTATTAGACAGTTTTTATACTAATGAGACATGGGCACCTTCTTTACAAACGAATTATGATGGTGCTTTGATTTTGTCTGCTTATCGATATGACAATCAGTTAAAAATGATGGGAGGAGTGTTGAAATATAGTACTCAGGGAAATTTAGTGTGGTCTAGTTTTTATGCTAATCCTCATTCGTGGAATTATTCAATAAGACCTGATGATGTGAGGGCTACTTTGGATAGTAATTATATAATTGTTAGTTCAATTCATAGCTCACAGGGAGCAAGTGATATTGGTATTTTAAAAATAGATAGTGACGGTAATGAGGAACTGAATATAACAAGAGGTACGATAGACTATGTAGAACATACACCCTGTGTATATGTAGATAGTGACAATAGTTATATAATCGGTTATCAGCAAGATAATTTAAGTGGTGTAAATATAAACTATACGGTACGGAGCAAGCTAGAAAAAATAGACAGCCTAGGGAATAGTGTATGGGTATATCAAAGTCCCAATACACAACAAATTCATGGAGTTAATGATTTAATAAAAAGTAAAGATGGAGGTTGGGTTATTGCTTCTGCATGGGGAGGGGAAGTATTAAATACAAATGGGATTTCCAGTCGATTTATCCATGATGGCTATGTGTATAAATTGGATAGTGCTCGTAATTTTTTATGGGGAAAAAGATTGCGTTCTCCAATACATGATCGGGCAGCATTTGATAAAATAATAGAATTAGAAGATTCTAGTTTAGTAGCCTTTGGAACAATCTCTAGAGTATATCCCCAACCCAACCCTACTCATTATATCATTCATGGTAGAGTTGTAAAATTATCTCCAGATGGAGATAGTATTTGGAGTCGAGAATATGAGTACCTCAATACAGCCAATTCCGAACACACCATTTACGATGCAGAGCGAACGCCAGATGGTGGTTTTTTGATTTGTGGAGAAGCGAATATTATAGGGACAGGCGTTCATCAACAAGGCTGGTTACTAAAACTAGACGAAGAGGGCTGTTTGGTACCAGGTTGTCATTTGGTATCGGGAGTATTGCCTACTCAAAGACCTGCTGCTCTAAATCTACTGCTCTATCCCAATCCCACAACCGACTATTTAAATGTCCATTATTACAATCCTAGCCCCCAAGAAGATTTAAGCTTTCGAGTGCTGGATGTACAAGGTCGCCTCTTAAAGGAGTATAAGACCTACGACCAATCGGACAAAACGTATATCCTACCCGTATATGATTTGGAGGCTGGGGTTTACATCTTGGAGCTAAGGCAGGAGGGGGTGTTGATTGGGAGTGAGGAGTTTTTGAAGCGGTGA
- a CDS encoding WD40/YVTN/BNR-like repeat-containing protein, with translation MRNIIVHPTNDQILLIATSQGIFRTQNRGFSWEQVLVGPAATGGGFVLDTEWRGLEFHPTNPDIVYASGRNIYESVDGGQTWTALTGTGASLDFFEYQFSPYFA, from the coding sequence ATGCGGAATATTATTGTGCATCCGACCAATGACCAAATTCTTTTGATTGCCACCAGTCAAGGAATCTTTAGAACGCAGAATAGAGGATTTTCTTGGGAGCAAGTTTTAGTAGGACCAGCAGCAACAGGAGGTGGTTTTGTCTTGGATACAGAATGGCGAGGGTTGGAATTTCATCCTACGAATCCCGATATTGTTTATGCCAGCGGACGAAATATTTATGAGTCCGTAGATGGTGGGCAAACTTGGACTGCTTTAACGGGAACAGGAGCCAGTTTGGATTTTTTTGAATACCAGTTTTCCCCTTATTTTGCCTGA
- a CDS encoding T9SS type A sorting domain-containing protein, with amino-acid sequence MATTPAAPHLLYVYLIRHQAMSLLVYSRNTGNWQHLETRTGLYETGLCKPAWAGISVSPVDSNHVCYGCTVVRGSYAAFSGAFSSWSPYANGAFHADVHSLAFSPNNGSEIFAGTHGGVSKLPLGGSTSDWVSLYDGLGVATIWSFDDWEGNDSLIALAQQDVGTNITIDNGTSWGQMAGEDGYGTRIDDQSGDLFFRQNDGTSFHRLVMSPLSYSPNNTPDGQWLPSDVPSTFPMLNHPKNDSLYFGFTELYLRNAHTRIDSLVAIDTFPATDSLPNGLSSNATNCDAIGASPGVNQIYQWVQPVGSGGLSAPGFCVVRTYQTILDKWGLKSNLKRYQAADDNRRILEIGFSEDENSDYTYLVTLGDNSVNRRSDFYFNNGLGCDTCFVLKNAGLPIDTTAAGSDPNPITGIAVDPLDGKRLWLSFSGYSKDIKVYYSSDSGSTWTSYDDANNALANLNVPINNIVYQRGTKDRLYIATDVGVYVREDGGDWLRYGENFPNVRTTELKINYCLGKLRAATFGRGVWESDLLPAETDISYRSFRTISGTEIWSTDKNMSRDIKVKTGATLILDSITLNMPKEGLIVVETGGILMVNGSIITNLCGQTWQGIQVWGNSAMPQLPSHQGMIGLNGSRIEYAKNAISPWQVGHYPDIIAGTGGTGGLIRAMDSEFVNNWRSIDFMQYRSTTAEQSSLLNCTFTVNDAYRPFNQDSIPFFLGHISMWGIGGTEIKGCSFKDERSNKVGDAARGGSFGLLSLGGSPQLRKWVYLDKRNRFEGLERGLDLTGPSLSPLTATVDECNFIDNEQALTIRAQNHAVIIRDSFVIGGFAAASPNHYVVEEYGLGLIANTAFVVEQNVFQASSTDQTLGSWVEDAGTGGNQIRNNQYYNLTGGNLAHGENAGIGPFASGLQYLCNQNSSNAYDFTVLPNIMTNAAPASISARQGRPSQASRNTLSTPIQSLPAQAQFYNYSYNPALGQLNAPIAYYYTSDPQVSSAESPDPTLLFNVNSFDIPNVGAQNFCADHYTGVGVYKISNAEGIPLSLATLKANYYQTQAAYNLLEENYSNLDPTDSSLVLEQGGELAGANREVFFWANEVIRAYSNDSLPHEDSIAVWIQKKTGLEAVYELVEHYWRIGQYNTALEWIDSIPAQYSLEERALNNQDDYKRLKQLLYTAYQAGRTEANLEKAEVEVLEEIAATKWGFAAVQAGNILNFFYRKGILYYPTLPDRSPIEGRYIPATNSKPSFASEEAILEGSPNPAINWVDLSYQLPKGAKEGRLVVRASSGKTVAEVILANNRNNLTLNTKDWPGGIYFAILVSEKGSSKVCKLIIQK; translated from the coding sequence GTGGCTACCACGCCTGCTGCTCCTCATTTGCTTTATGTTTATTTGATAAGGCATCAAGCCATGAGCCTACTGGTTTATAGTCGAAACACTGGGAATTGGCAACATTTAGAAACGAGGACAGGATTATATGAAACAGGGCTTTGCAAACCTGCTTGGGCAGGAATATCCGTATCTCCTGTTGATTCCAATCACGTTTGTTATGGATGTACGGTTGTAAGAGGAAGTTATGCTGCTTTTTCTGGAGCTTTTAGTAGCTGGTCGCCCTACGCCAATGGGGCATTTCATGCAGATGTACACAGTCTTGCCTTTAGTCCTAATAATGGCAGTGAAATTTTTGCAGGAACCCATGGAGGCGTGAGTAAATTACCATTAGGGGGCAGTACCTCTGATTGGGTTTCTTTGTACGATGGGCTAGGAGTAGCTACAATATGGTCTTTTGACGACTGGGAAGGCAATGATAGTTTAATTGCTTTAGCGCAACAAGATGTAGGGACGAATATCACCATAGATAATGGAACTAGTTGGGGGCAAATGGCGGGTGAAGACGGCTATGGAACTCGAATTGATGACCAAAGTGGAGATCTTTTTTTTCGCCAAAATGATGGAACAAGTTTTCATCGTTTAGTAATGTCCCCTTTGTCTTATAGTCCTAATAATACTCCCGATGGTCAATGGCTGCCATCGGACGTTCCAAGCACCTTTCCGATGTTAAATCATCCTAAAAATGATTCTTTGTATTTTGGGTTTACCGAGCTTTATTTGCGGAATGCCCATACCAGAATAGATTCTTTAGTTGCCATAGATACTTTTCCTGCTACAGATAGCTTACCCAATGGTTTGAGTTCTAATGCGACCAATTGTGATGCGATAGGAGCAAGCCCTGGTGTAAATCAAATTTACCAATGGGTTCAGCCAGTAGGTTCAGGGGGCTTATCTGCCCCAGGCTTTTGCGTGGTTCGGACTTACCAGACCATTTTAGATAAATGGGGGCTGAAATCCAACCTAAAAAGATATCAAGCAGCAGATGACAATCGTAGAATCTTAGAAATCGGCTTCTCTGAAGACGAAAACAGTGATTATACCTATTTGGTGACCCTAGGAGATAACTCTGTAAATCGGCGTTCGGACTTTTATTTTAACAATGGTTTGGGCTGTGATACCTGCTTTGTCTTAAAAAATGCAGGGCTACCCATTGATACCACAGCAGCAGGAAGTGATCCCAACCCCATTACGGGAATAGCCGTAGATCCCTTAGATGGAAAGCGTTTGTGGTTGAGCTTTTCGGGCTATAGCAAGGACATAAAAGTATACTATTCCAGCGACTCAGGGAGTACATGGACGAGCTATGACGATGCCAACAATGCCTTGGCTAATTTAAATGTTCCCATTAACAACATTGTCTACCAAAGAGGCACCAAAGACCGTTTGTATATTGCAACGGATGTTGGGGTTTATGTACGGGAAGATGGGGGCGATTGGTTGCGTTATGGGGAGAATTTTCCCAATGTACGAACAACGGAATTAAAGATCAATTACTGCCTCGGCAAGCTCAGAGCGGCAACCTTTGGGCGTGGCGTATGGGAGTCGGACTTGTTGCCTGCCGAAACGGATATTAGTTATCGCAGTTTCCGCACGATTTCGGGTACTGAAATCTGGTCAACGGACAAAAATATGAGTCGGGACATAAAAGTAAAAACAGGGGCAACGCTAATCTTGGACAGCATCACCTTAAATATGCCCAAAGAGGGGCTTATTGTGGTCGAAACAGGAGGGATTTTGATGGTCAATGGCAGTATCATTACCAACCTTTGCGGACAAACTTGGCAGGGCATTCAAGTTTGGGGAAACTCTGCAATGCCTCAACTGCCGAGCCATCAGGGGATGATCGGGCTCAATGGTTCTAGAATAGAATACGCCAAAAATGCGATTAGCCCTTGGCAAGTGGGGCATTATCCTGATATAATAGCGGGGACAGGTGGAACAGGTGGGCTAATTCGAGCAATGGACAGTGAATTTGTCAACAATTGGCGTTCTATAGATTTTATGCAGTATCGCTCTACGACAGCCGAACAGAGTAGTTTATTAAATTGCACCTTTACGGTTAATGATGCCTATCGCCCCTTTAATCAAGACAGCATTCCCTTCTTTTTGGGGCATATCTCGATGTGGGGAATCGGCGGCACAGAGATCAAAGGCTGTAGCTTCAAGGATGAGCGAAGCAATAAGGTAGGCGATGCGGCTAGAGGGGGGAGTTTTGGGCTACTCAGCTTGGGGGGCAGCCCGCAGTTGAGAAAGTGGGTGTACTTGGATAAACGCAATCGTTTTGAGGGCTTGGAGCGAGGGCTAGACTTGACGGGTCCCAGTCTTAGCCCTTTAACCGCTACCGTAGACGAGTGTAATTTTATAGACAATGAGCAGGCCTTGACCATACGGGCGCAGAATCATGCCGTGATTATTAGGGATAGTTTTGTGATTGGGGGCTTTGCTGCTGCTTCGCCCAACCACTATGTAGTAGAGGAATATGGCTTGGGTTTGATTGCCAATACAGCCTTTGTTGTGGAGCAAAATGTCTTTCAAGCTTCCAGTACTGACCAGACGCTCGGTTCTTGGGTGGAGGATGCTGGTACTGGTGGCAACCAAATTAGAAATAATCAATATTATAATTTAACAGGAGGCAATCTAGCGCATGGAGAGAATGCAGGAATAGGGCCTTTTGCAAGTGGCTTACAATATCTTTGCAATCAAAATAGTAGCAATGCTTATGATTTTACGGTTTTACCCAATATTATGACCAATGCGGCTCCTGCTAGTATTAGTGCAAGGCAGGGACGACCAAGCCAAGCCAGTAGAAATACCCTATCAACGCCCATACAAAGTTTACCCGCTCAGGCGCAATTTTATAATTATAGTTATAATCCAGCGTTGGGGCAGTTAAATGCTCCGATTGCTTATTATTATACAAGTGATCCTCAGGTTAGTTCTGCTGAATCTCCCGATCCAACTTTATTGTTTAATGTGAATTCTTTTGATATACCTAATGTAGGAGCTCAAAATTTCTGTGCCGATCATTATACAGGAGTAGGTGTTTATAAAATATCCAATGCAGAGGGAATTCCCCTAAGCCTAGCAACGCTCAAAGCCAATTATTACCAGACCCAAGCAGCTTATAATCTATTGGAAGAAAACTATTCTAATTTAGACCCCACAGATAGCAGTTTGGTCTTAGAACAAGGAGGAGAATTGGCAGGAGCCAATCGAGAAGTTTTCTTTTGGGCAAATGAAGTTATTAGAGCCTATTCCAACGATAGTTTACCCCATGAAGATAGTATAGCGGTTTGGATTCAGAAAAAAACAGGTTTAGAGGCGGTCTATGAATTGGTAGAGCATTATTGGAGGATAGGACAGTACAATACAGCCTTGGAATGGATCGATTCAATTCCTGCTCAATATAGCTTAGAGGAACGTGCTTTAAACAATCAGGACGATTATAAACGTTTAAAACAACTATTATATACGGCATACCAAGCAGGGAGAACAGAAGCTAACTTAGAAAAAGCGGAAGTGGAGGTTTTAGAAGAAATTGCTGCTACTAAATGGGGTTTTGCAGCGGTACAGGCAGGCAATATCTTAAACTTTTTTTATCGGAAGGGGATTCTTTATTATCCAACCTTGCCCGATAGGAGTCCAATAGAAGGGCGTTATATTCCTGCTACTAATAGTAAGCCTAGCTTTGCGAGTGAGGAAGCCATTTTAGAGGGAAGCCCTAATCCTGCAATTAATTGGGTAGATCTATCGTATCAATTACCTAAGGGGGCGAAAGAGGGGCGGTTAGTTGTACGGGCAAGTTCAGGAAAAACGGTAGCAGAAGTTATTCTTGCTAACAATCGGAACAATCTTACGTTAAATACAAAAGACTGGCCAGGGGGTATTTATTTTGCCATATTGGTCTCAGAAAAAGGGAGCTCTAAGGTATGTAAACTGATTATTCAAAAATAA